A region of Granulicella sibirica DNA encodes the following proteins:
- a CDS encoding MFS transporter gives MAVPETSKPSLEDLDPDFRGVGISPVPRQRFEQYSHAWRALRYRNFRLLFIGQGISLIGSWVTRVATSWLVYKLTHSALLLGWIGFTTAMPVFLLSPLAGVWVDKVHDKRRLTAITQVILALTSFALAGLALSRHVTIAEIFLLNTVKGVANAFDMPARQTFVTRTVDNREVLGNAIALNSSIVNIARLLGPSIAGAIMAFSSEGWCFLIDGISYIAVLWSLFAMHFTPGERVAQRPVSVVQQMRQGWTYVAGTVPFRNILTLFAILSLLGIPYTILMPIFASTVLHGGPQTLGLLLGAPGVGALLSGLSLALRKSSVGLVRSVALSSTLFGLALVAFGFSHQLYLSLILLFFVGFGMMQSMAASSTILQTLTDEDMRGRVMSYYIMAMTGMLPFGTLLAGWIAHRYTAAIAVIFSGFAVLLATAWFWSQYRTTQENAKSMMRNLGLLPSDRVSV, from the coding sequence ATGGCTGTTCCCGAGACGTCGAAGCCAAGCCTGGAAGACCTGGACCCCGATTTTCGAGGTGTCGGCATATCCCCCGTGCCACGGCAACGTTTCGAGCAATACTCCCATGCCTGGCGGGCCCTTCGCTACCGAAACTTCCGGCTCCTCTTCATCGGCCAGGGAATATCGCTCATCGGCTCTTGGGTCACCCGTGTGGCCACAAGCTGGCTTGTGTATAAGCTCACGCACTCCGCGCTCCTGCTTGGCTGGATTGGCTTCACGACGGCGATGCCGGTCTTTCTCCTCTCTCCTCTGGCCGGTGTCTGGGTAGATAAGGTCCACGATAAGCGCCGTCTCACGGCGATCACCCAGGTGATTCTAGCGCTCACGTCTTTCGCACTCGCAGGTCTGGCCTTGTCTCGCCATGTCACCATCGCCGAGATATTTCTGCTGAACACCGTGAAGGGTGTAGCGAATGCCTTTGACATGCCGGCGCGCCAGACATTTGTCACCCGTACGGTGGATAACAGGGAGGTTCTCGGCAACGCCATCGCCCTCAATTCATCGATCGTGAATATCGCGCGACTGCTCGGCCCGTCCATCGCAGGTGCCATCATGGCCTTCAGTAGTGAGGGTTGGTGCTTCCTTATAGATGGCATTAGCTACATCGCGGTCTTATGGTCACTCTTCGCGATGCATTTCACCCCGGGCGAACGCGTGGCCCAACGCCCGGTCTCGGTGGTGCAGCAGATGCGCCAAGGTTGGACATACGTCGCGGGAACGGTTCCCTTTCGCAATATCCTGACTCTCTTTGCTATCTTGAGCCTGCTCGGCATCCCCTATACGATTCTCATGCCAATCTTCGCGAGCACCGTCCTGCATGGAGGCCCACAGACCCTCGGTCTGCTTCTCGGCGCCCCGGGCGTGGGCGCGCTGCTTTCCGGATTATCGCTCGCCTTACGCAAGAGTTCCGTGGGCTTGGTCAGGTCAGTCGCACTCTCTTCGACGCTCTTCGGGCTCGCCCTGGTAGCCTTCGGCTTCTCGCATCAGCTTTACCTGTCACTCATTCTCCTGTTCTTCGTCGGATTCGGCATGATGCAGTCGATGGCCGCCAGTAGCACCATCCTCCAGACGCTCACAGACGAAGACATGCGTGGACGTGTCATGAGCTACTACATCATGGCGATGACCGGCATGCTTCCCTTCGGCACGCTGCTCGCAGGGTGGATCGCTCATCGTTATACGGCGGCCATCGCCGTCATCTTCAGCGGCTTCGCGGTCCTTCTGGCTACCGCTTGGTTTTGGTCTCAGTATCGAACAACGCAGGAGAACGCAAAATCCATGATGCGCAACCTTGGGCTTCTGCCGTCCGATCGGGTCTCGGTATAA
- the ribB gene encoding 3,4-dihydroxy-2-butanone-4-phosphate synthase yields MRPKGRVALKQSPFTDVPGALAEMRARRMVVVIDNEDRENEGDVVLAADCVTPEAINFMAKYARGLICLSLTEACADHLRLPLMSLYNTARLGTAFTESIDAIDGVGSGISAYDRAATIRRAVCCDARASDFARPGHVFPLRGRQGGVLTRTGHTEASIDLARLAGWTPAAVICEIMNDDGTMARLPHLINFCCTHNMKLITIAELVAYRLQSAEEPTSNDVRAFKA; encoded by the coding sequence ATGAGGCCGAAGGGGCGCGTCGCGCTCAAGCAGTCACCGTTTACGGACGTGCCGGGTGCGCTTGCGGAGATGAGAGCAAGGCGGATGGTCGTCGTGATCGACAACGAAGATCGCGAGAATGAAGGCGATGTCGTTCTGGCCGCTGACTGTGTTACGCCAGAGGCGATCAACTTCATGGCGAAGTACGCTCGCGGTCTTATCTGCCTGAGCCTTACAGAGGCATGTGCCGATCACCTCAGGCTTCCACTGATGTCTCTCTACAACACCGCGCGTCTCGGCACGGCATTTACCGAGAGCATCGATGCGATCGATGGCGTTGGCAGCGGGATTTCGGCCTACGATCGAGCAGCGACCATCCGCAGGGCTGTGTGCTGTGATGCCCGCGCATCAGACTTCGCCAGGCCAGGTCATGTGTTCCCTTTGCGTGGGCGACAGGGCGGTGTTCTTACGCGAACCGGACATACGGAAGCCTCGATCGATCTCGCTCGGCTGGCTGGATGGACGCCCGCCGCAGTGATCTGCGAGATCATGAACGATGACGGAACCATGGCGCGCCTTCCACACCTGATCAACTTCTGCTGCACCCACAACATGAAGCTGATCACGATCGCGGAGCTGGTTGCGTATCGTCTTCAGAGCGCGGAAGAGCCGACTTCGAATGACGTACGAGCATTCAAAGCATAG
- a CDS encoding DHA2 family efflux MFS transporter permease subunit, with protein sequence MTVGKTTIVMSETTAESEVPGGLLEEMVEAADLSAGAEIVESSHSSLLLPMIVGFALFMGTLDGTVISNALPTMARALHQDPLMLNTAITSYLLASAVFLPISGWAADRFGARTVFRGAIILFAVSSVGCGIAHALWHLVVARLLQGIAGSMMLPVGRLVLLRTLPKAEMVRAMGFLILPGILGTVLGPPVGGFIVTFSSWRWIFYINLPMGLIGAILTTMYVPNVRETEKQKLDLTGFLLTGFGLAGLVYGFENVGRNILPAWAVNSLLGGGLISLILFYLHYRRARETSILDLSIIGIPTYRSATVGGMFLRLGLGAGPFLLALLLQLGFGLSAFQAGLLTLADALGSLLTMKFTQPLVKAFGFKRMLVTNIVVAAILQACYAFFRPETPHWMIVAVFFVSGMFRSTLFTALNALAYADLPQKAMSRASSLSSVLTQLASSLGIGASAVVLHAVMQAHHTTKISSADITPIFPMISGVTLISLAFFLSMPTNAGATVSGPVETNATPKTA encoded by the coding sequence TTGACAGTCGGAAAAACCACCATCGTGATGTCCGAGACGACCGCCGAGTCTGAGGTCCCGGGTGGACTTCTGGAAGAGATGGTCGAGGCGGCCGACCTTTCTGCCGGTGCCGAGATCGTCGAGTCGTCCCACAGCAGTCTGCTTCTTCCGATGATCGTAGGCTTCGCCCTCTTCATGGGAACCCTCGACGGAACGGTCATCTCCAATGCATTGCCCACCATGGCGCGCGCATTGCATCAGGATCCTCTGATGTTGAACACCGCCATTACTTCCTATCTGCTTGCCTCGGCTGTCTTCCTGCCTATCTCCGGATGGGCCGCGGATCGCTTCGGCGCAAGGACCGTGTTCCGTGGTGCCATCATCCTGTTCGCGGTCTCCTCCGTGGGATGCGGCATCGCTCACGCGCTCTGGCATCTCGTCGTGGCTCGCCTTCTTCAAGGCATAGCCGGATCGATGATGCTCCCGGTAGGCCGCCTCGTTCTCCTCCGCACGTTGCCGAAGGCGGAGATGGTTCGAGCCATGGGTTTTCTTATCCTCCCTGGCATTCTGGGTACTGTGCTTGGTCCCCCGGTCGGCGGCTTTATCGTCACTTTCAGTTCGTGGCGTTGGATCTTCTATATCAACCTTCCCATGGGCCTCATCGGCGCAATCCTCACGACCATGTATGTCCCCAACGTTCGCGAGACGGAGAAGCAGAAGCTCGACCTGACCGGCTTTCTTCTTACTGGGTTTGGTCTCGCCGGACTGGTCTATGGCTTTGAGAATGTCGGTCGAAATATCCTGCCCGCGTGGGCGGTCAACAGCCTTCTGGGGGGCGGCCTTATCTCGCTTATTCTCTTCTATCTTCACTATCGAAGAGCCCGGGAGACATCCATCCTGGACCTCTCGATCATTGGAATTCCCACCTATCGCAGCGCGACCGTCGGAGGAATGTTTCTCCGGCTGGGCTTAGGCGCAGGGCCGTTCCTGCTCGCCCTTCTGCTGCAACTCGGCTTCGGCCTGTCCGCATTCCAGGCCGGACTTCTCACGCTGGCCGACGCGCTCGGATCCCTGCTCACCATGAAGTTTACCCAGCCTCTGGTCAAGGCCTTCGGCTTCAAGCGCATGCTCGTCACCAACATCGTAGTCGCCGCCATTCTGCAGGCATGCTATGCCTTCTTCCGGCCAGAGACGCCTCATTGGATGATCGTTGCCGTTTTCTTTGTTTCGGGCATGTTCCGGTCCACCCTCTTCACCGCACTCAATGCGCTCGCCTACGCCGACCTGCCCCAGAAGGCCATGAGCCGGGCGTCGTCGCTCTCCAGCGTTCTCACACAGCTTGCATCGAGTCTCGGTATCGGCGCATCGGCCGTCGTCCTGCATGCCGTGATGCAGGCTCATCACACGACGAAGATCTCTTCCGCCGACATCACGCCAATCTTTCCAATGATCTCCGGCGTGACTCTCATCTCGCTCGCCTTCTTTCTCAGCATGCCGACCAACGCCGGGGCGACCGTCTCCGGCCCGGTAGAGACCAACGCTACACCGAAGACCGCATAA
- a CDS encoding TonB-dependent receptor: MKIQLNHPFALTGRVLLMAGLAVLGSAATPAHVLFGQAVSSAKMHGTVTDTTGALVGGATVIATQIESGATVTAVTGDNGGYVLPNLPVGAYTVKVSAPGFQSYSRTGIVLEVSNDAEVDAPLTVGSTDTTVTVNGTAAQVQTEETSISTVVDQSRVVDLPLNGRNAANLVLLSGASAPTTNGNMTSTKSYGSTGTSAIGGALNIAVAGGQGNQINFLLDGGDHNDSFSNVNMPFPFPDALQEFSVQTTGMSAQYGVHPSAAVNIVTKSGSNQWHGGVFEFLRNSYANANNRINGYTDLKRNQFGGYFGGPILHDKLFFFGGYQHTALRIAPASTSSFVPTPAMLAGNFTPYLQYQRSLSATNTCPTLLASAGFTYNATACTATINPSLFSPAAVALMKYLPTTQTQNAAGLISYSVPAPQDENQWIGRLDYNLSSRHSVFARYFMTNYYQKSLFNGNLLNAINPGLKDRGKYLTLGDNFSISPSMNNALRGTVTRLAIARGAPGDLISPATLGSNVYSSVPNYIYLNVSGAFTASCGSCAPTHYVTNHYQVADDLSIQKGSHFVQVGFDYIHEELNLAGLNTENGQFTFNASYSGLGLADLLLGAPNTFSQGFGPGAAAHLRYNYFGYYAQDTWHANKKLTINAGLRWEPWFPEYEKNNIGGEFSPTAFASNAVSTAYPNAPAGIVFYGDKGVKPGFINTRYTNFSPRAGFAFDPQGNGRSSLRGSYTLTFEAPELYYDSGFPGNSPNASAQSFTVDNSTNQTDTVKSFDNPWKKIAGGNPYPTQYPAPSTAAFPATNVSTGYYPSNLRRTYMHQYNVSYQNQLSTNWLASVSYIGTSTIHLWGFQPYNYATPAPTPAGAAATTNNTSQRYVLYRAAIASNTTAGTRYGAFSGTADYGMANFNGVIATVNHRFANNFSMLMNYTWSHCLSNENYTGDNTPPAQDPNNHAAEYGNCNFDTTHNLTISGVATTPKLRQSSLNYALGAWQVSPLITYRTGMPYTVNDGTDRSLTAIGQDRPNLVPGQSFYSKNFFPAAGVKPLWINASAYALQPLGTFGNEAPLQARGPGFANVDVAISKHFPVFERSQLEIRGEAFNALNHPNYSNPSTSISSSSTFGRITTTANDARLLQIAAKITF, translated from the coding sequence ATGAAGATTCAACTGAACCATCCCTTCGCGCTGACCGGACGGGTACTTCTTATGGCGGGGCTCGCGGTCCTGGGATCCGCGGCCACGCCGGCTCACGTCCTGTTCGGGCAGGCCGTCTCGTCGGCCAAGATGCACGGCACGGTGACCGACACGACCGGCGCGCTCGTCGGCGGAGCAACGGTGATCGCCACCCAGATCGAATCGGGTGCGACGGTGACTGCCGTGACGGGCGACAACGGTGGCTACGTTCTGCCGAACCTTCCCGTCGGGGCCTACACCGTGAAGGTATCGGCTCCGGGTTTCCAGTCCTACAGTCGCACCGGAATCGTGCTTGAGGTCTCGAACGATGCAGAGGTCGATGCTCCCCTCACCGTAGGCTCCACGGACACGACCGTTACGGTGAACGGAACAGCGGCGCAGGTTCAGACGGAAGAGACTTCGATCTCGACGGTCGTCGACCAGTCGAGGGTGGTCGATCTGCCCCTCAACGGGCGCAATGCCGCAAACCTTGTACTGCTCTCCGGGGCTTCCGCACCGACAACCAATGGCAACATGACCAGCACCAAGAGCTATGGCAGCACGGGCACGAGTGCGATCGGGGGAGCGCTGAACATTGCCGTCGCGGGCGGCCAGGGGAACCAGATCAATTTTCTCCTGGACGGCGGCGATCACAACGATTCGTTTTCGAATGTAAATATGCCTTTCCCGTTTCCGGATGCGCTGCAGGAGTTCAGCGTGCAGACGACGGGAATGTCGGCCCAGTACGGAGTGCATCCAAGCGCCGCCGTCAACATTGTCACCAAGTCCGGCAGCAATCAATGGCATGGCGGAGTGTTCGAGTTCCTCCGCAACAGCTACGCGAATGCGAATAATCGTATCAACGGCTATACGGACCTTAAGCGGAACCAGTTTGGCGGATACTTTGGCGGTCCGATCCTTCACGACAAGCTGTTCTTTTTCGGCGGATACCAGCACACAGCCTTGAGAATTGCCCCAGCCAGTACATCCTCCTTCGTACCGACGCCTGCAATGCTCGCAGGCAACTTCACACCATATCTTCAGTACCAACGGAGCCTGAGCGCGACGAACACCTGTCCTACTCTGCTGGCCTCCGCGGGCTTCACCTATAACGCGACGGCATGTACGGCAACGATCAATCCCTCGCTGTTCAGTCCCGCAGCCGTCGCTTTGATGAAGTACCTGCCAACAACACAGACGCAGAATGCCGCTGGTCTCATCTCGTACTCTGTCCCTGCGCCGCAGGATGAGAATCAGTGGATCGGCCGTCTCGATTACAACCTCAGCTCACGGCACAGCGTCTTTGCGCGCTACTTCATGACGAACTATTACCAGAAGTCGCTCTTCAACGGGAATCTGCTGAATGCGATCAACCCCGGCCTGAAGGATCGAGGCAAATATCTCACACTTGGCGACAACTTTTCGATCTCGCCCAGCATGAACAATGCTTTGCGCGGAACGGTCACCCGCCTGGCCATCGCACGTGGAGCGCCGGGAGACCTTATCTCGCCCGCTACCCTGGGATCGAATGTTTACTCTTCCGTCCCAAACTACATTTATCTGAATGTGAGCGGAGCCTTCACGGCTTCGTGCGGAAGCTGCGCCCCAACCCACTATGTGACGAACCACTACCAGGTGGCTGACGACCTCTCCATTCAAAAAGGGAGCCACTTCGTTCAGGTTGGTTTCGACTACATTCATGAAGAGCTGAACCTGGCCGGTCTGAACACGGAGAATGGCCAGTTCACCTTCAATGCTTCCTACTCGGGTCTCGGGCTTGCCGATCTTCTCCTCGGGGCTCCCAATACCTTTTCGCAGGGCTTTGGACCGGGCGCGGCGGCGCATCTTCGGTACAACTACTTCGGTTACTACGCGCAGGACACATGGCATGCCAACAAAAAGCTGACGATCAACGCCGGCCTGCGGTGGGAGCCGTGGTTTCCGGAATATGAGAAGAACAATATTGGTGGGGAGTTCAGTCCTACGGCGTTCGCGTCCAATGCCGTCTCGACCGCCTACCCAAATGCTCCGGCCGGGATCGTCTTCTATGGTGACAAGGGTGTGAAGCCGGGCTTTATCAACACACGCTACACGAACTTCTCGCCACGGGCCGGCTTCGCCTTCGATCCGCAAGGCAACGGGAGATCCAGCCTGCGCGGTTCCTACACGTTGACCTTCGAGGCGCCGGAACTCTATTACGATTCGGGCTTCCCGGGGAACTCGCCGAACGCCTCCGCGCAGTCCTTCACCGTGGACAACTCCACCAACCAGACGGACACGGTCAAGTCGTTCGACAATCCCTGGAAGAAGATCGCGGGTGGCAATCCGTATCCGACGCAGTATCCGGCTCCAAGTACAGCTGCTTTCCCTGCGACCAACGTCTCCACGGGCTACTATCCAAGCAATCTCCGCAGAACGTATATGCATCAGTACAACGTCAGCTATCAGAATCAGCTTTCGACGAACTGGCTTGCATCGGTCAGTTATATCGGCACGAGCACAATTCACCTCTGGGGTTTCCAGCCGTATAACTATGCGACACCCGCACCCACCCCGGCAGGCGCAGCTGCCACGACGAATAACACCTCACAGCGCTATGTTCTCTATCGCGCTGCCATTGCCAGCAACACTACTGCCGGCACCCGTTATGGGGCGTTCAGTGGTACGGCTGACTATGGGATGGCAAACTTCAACGGTGTCATCGCGACGGTCAACCATCGCTTTGCCAACAACTTTTCCATGCTGATGAATTACACATGGTCCCATTGCCTATCGAACGAGAACTACACCGGCGACAATACGCCACCCGCGCAGGATCCGAACAACCATGCCGCAGAGTATGGCAACTGCAACTTCGACACGACGCATAACCTCACTATCTCCGGCGTGGCAACGACGCCCAAGCTTCGTCAGTCTTCGCTGAACTATGCTCTTGGCGCCTGGCAGGTGAGCCCGCTCATTACGTACCGCACCGGGATGCCTTACACGGTGAACGATGGCACGGATCGTTCTCTGACGGCGATCGGCCAGGACCGTCCAAACCTTGTTCCGGGGCAGAGCTTCTACTCGAAGAATTTCTTCCCTGCCGCAGGTGTGAAGCCGCTCTGGATCAACGCTTCTGCCTATGCCCTGCAGCCGCTTGGCACATTTGGCAACGAGGCCCCGCTGCAGGCGCGTGGACCCGGATTTGCGAACGTCGATGTTGCGATCAGCAAACACTTCCCGGTCTTTGAGCGCTCGCAACTGGAGATTCGAGGGGAAGCTTTCAACGCTCTCAACCATCCCAACTATTCGAATCCCAGCACCTCGATCAGTTCGAGTTCAACGTTCGGCCGCATTACGACGACGGCCAATGACGCTCGACTTCTCCAGATAGCCGCGAAGATAACCTTCTAA
- a CDS encoding pyridoxamine 5'-phosphate oxidase family protein produces MLQELTWRPRLEESATIPEAFLDLFQGKHIPHFTTLLADGSPRCSLVWCDFDGMYLRFSVTTKHITGLTVANDPRVVCMVADPAVLDRYIEVRGVIEKIVPDPEADHVYRLASLRGVVQPVPYPGASDRVILYMKPTVVFSFPGYHHHY; encoded by the coding sequence ATGCTCCAAGAACTGACCTGGCGCCCTCGTCTTGAGGAGTCCGCAACTATTCCGGAAGCTTTTCTGGATTTATTTCAAGGAAAGCACATTCCTCATTTCACGACGCTCCTCGCCGATGGCTCACCGCGTTGCTCCCTCGTGTGGTGCGACTTTGATGGAATGTATCTTCGCTTTAGCGTGACGACCAAACACATCACCGGGCTAACGGTCGCGAATGATCCCAGGGTAGTCTGCATGGTCGCCGATCCCGCGGTGCTGGACCGGTACATTGAGGTGCGCGGTGTCATCGAAAAGATCGTGCCGGACCCCGAGGCCGATCACGTCTATCGACTAGCCAGCTTACGTGGTGTCGTGCAACCAGTTCCTTACCCTGGGGCGTCGGATCGCGTCATTCTTTACATGAAGCCAACGGTCGTCTTCTCCTTCCCCGGGTATCACCACCATTACTAG
- a CDS encoding nitroreductase family protein, which yields MQRETGESMSDEASLESLKRAKTTYPIEDIMLRRWSPRAFASRAVSDADLSSIFEAASWAASSYNEQPWRFVVGRQGDPTYAKTLGCLIEFNQLWAGRAPVLLLSIAKNVFAASGQPNTSAMHDLGAATAHISLQATALGLHTHSMAGFDKDKARSSFAIPMDYDIGIVTALGYLGDPQDLPEKMRGPELAARGRKELADFVITAWAEPWKTS from the coding sequence ATGCAGCGCGAAACAGGAGAGAGTATGTCAGACGAGGCATCGCTCGAAAGCTTAAAAAGAGCCAAGACAACTTACCCGATCGAGGACATCATGCTTCGACGCTGGAGCCCTCGCGCCTTCGCGAGTCGAGCGGTCAGCGACGCAGACTTAAGCAGCATCTTCGAGGCGGCATCCTGGGCTGCTTCTTCTTACAATGAGCAGCCGTGGCGGTTCGTGGTTGGACGGCAGGGAGATCCGACCTATGCAAAGACTCTTGGCTGCCTCATAGAATTCAACCAGCTCTGGGCCGGGCGAGCGCCAGTGCTCCTCCTCTCGATCGCGAAGAATGTCTTCGCCGCCAGCGGCCAGCCAAATACATCAGCGATGCACGATCTTGGCGCGGCCACGGCTCACATCAGCCTGCAAGCGACCGCCCTTGGCCTGCACACTCATTCGATGGCGGGATTCGACAAGGACAAGGCCAGGTCTTCCTTCGCAATTCCGATGGACTACGATATCGGCATTGTGACTGCTCTTGGGTATCTCGGTGACCCGCAGGATTTACCCGAAAAGATGAGAGGTCCTGAGCTTGCTGCGCGAGGACGGAAAGAGTTGGCCGATTTCGTCATAACTGCATGGGCAGAACCGTGGAAGACATCATGA
- a CDS encoding MarR family winged helix-turn-helix transcriptional regulator gives MDAQLLALVHDKPGLGVSDLADLEQMSRPAMSAHVKRLVEAKWVTRRKNKPEDDKRHMSLVITAEGAKILAATTKQRSDWLAGRLGLLSSQERASLENAIDSLSKLIE, from the coding sequence ATGGATGCCCAGCTTCTAGCGCTCGTTCATGACAAGCCCGGGCTTGGGGTATCCGATCTGGCGGATCTTGAACAGATGAGCCGACCGGCCATGAGCGCTCACGTGAAGCGACTGGTGGAGGCAAAGTGGGTGACGCGACGGAAGAACAAGCCGGAAGACGACAAGCGCCACATGTCTCTCGTGATTACAGCAGAAGGGGCGAAGATCCTCGCGGCGACGACCAAGCAGCGCAGCGACTGGCTTGCGGGTCGCCTGGGGCTGCTTTCCAGCCAGGAGCGGGCTTCGCTGGAGAATGCAATCGATTCATTATCGAAGCTGATTGAGTAG
- a CDS encoding NtaA/DmoA family FMN-dependent monooxygenase (This protein belongs to a clade of FMN-dependent monooxygenases, within a broader family of flavin-dependent oxidoreductases, the luciferase-like monooxygenase (LMM) family, some of whose members use coenzyme F420 rather than FMN.): MSGRDKRFHLAWFTNAVPHGWMDGKASPWAGNDITEWMTGEFLIDMARSLDRACFDYIMLEDHVAFDHMAGLTARLDPISMMPLMAEATTGLGVVATMSTSFYPPFLLARTAASLDHLTRGRMGWNIVTTSEHEAAHAFGMEAQPSHGERYERAAEYTDLVCQLWDGWDPDAIVMNEETGQYVDPSKVKRLDFQGKYYKCKGALNIARSPQGRPVLCQAGTSERGRDFSAKYADTILVSTGGANDYGVMKEIRDDIRSRAVKIGRDPDEIKLLYMITPIMAESEAEAERLWHLRKPPLTPASIKGMVEGLSRLGQIDLTQYDLDEPLPFIDITKLDGHQATFNSFYRSWDGKKTFREMLARRGGVSSLDLFGTPTQVADRMEEAMEAIGGDGFLLQCRPLTRRYITEVTEGLVPILQKRGLVRKKYEHTQLRDNLREF; encoded by the coding sequence ATGAGCGGAAGAGACAAGCGATTTCATCTGGCGTGGTTTACGAATGCAGTGCCGCATGGCTGGATGGATGGAAAAGCCTCTCCATGGGCGGGTAACGATATCACGGAGTGGATGACGGGCGAGTTCCTGATCGATATGGCTCGCTCTCTCGATCGGGCCTGCTTCGACTACATCATGCTGGAAGATCACGTGGCGTTCGATCACATGGCCGGCTTAACGGCACGCCTGGATCCAATTAGTATGATGCCACTGATGGCGGAGGCGACGACTGGGCTTGGCGTGGTTGCCACCATGTCCACTTCGTTCTATCCTCCCTTCCTGCTGGCGCGCACCGCAGCCTCTCTCGATCACCTTACCCGTGGACGGATGGGTTGGAATATCGTGACGACGAGTGAGCATGAGGCGGCACATGCGTTCGGTATGGAGGCTCAACCATCGCATGGCGAGCGCTATGAGCGAGCGGCGGAATATACCGATCTCGTGTGTCAGCTTTGGGACGGGTGGGATCCGGACGCAATCGTCATGAATGAGGAGACGGGGCAGTATGTGGACCCGTCGAAGGTGAAGCGGCTCGACTTTCAGGGGAAGTATTACAAGTGCAAGGGCGCCCTGAATATCGCTCGATCACCACAAGGGCGGCCGGTTCTCTGCCAGGCCGGCACGTCGGAGCGTGGCCGGGATTTCAGCGCGAAGTATGCCGATACTATTCTGGTCTCCACAGGCGGCGCGAACGACTACGGCGTGATGAAAGAGATTCGCGACGACATTCGTTCCAGGGCTGTGAAGATCGGACGCGATCCGGATGAGATCAAGCTCCTCTACATGATCACGCCGATCATGGCGGAGAGCGAGGCCGAAGCGGAACGCTTGTGGCATCTTCGCAAGCCTCCACTCACCCCGGCCAGCATCAAGGGAATGGTTGAGGGGTTGTCACGGCTTGGACAGATCGACTTGACGCAATACGATCTCGACGAACCGCTTCCGTTCATCGATATCACGAAGCTTGATGGACACCAGGCGACCTTCAACAGTTTCTACAGGTCGTGGGATGGAAAGAAGACCTTCCGCGAGATGCTAGCGCGGCGCGGCGGGGTCAGCTCGCTCGATCTCTTCGGCACACCAACGCAAGTGGCCGACAGGATGGAGGAAGCGATGGAAGCAATCGGCGGCGATGGCTTCCTGCTGCAGTGCAGACCGTTGACGCGGCGCTACATCACCGAGGTGACGGAAGGGCTCGTGCCGATCCTGCAGAAGCGTGGACTGGTTCGCAAGAAATATGAGCACACGCAGCTGCGCGACAACCTCCGAGAGTTCTGA
- a CDS encoding pyridoxamine 5'-phosphate oxidase family protein — MADSKQSAPLESATIPESMLDLLERPLVPHLVTLLPDGTPRTSPAWFSYDGEFLKFTATTSHIVYTTIATNPHVAVSIADPQYGMRYLEIRGVIEKIEPDPEATLLYAVGKKHNYEFAPQAVLPAPRVILWMRPTATTSFNGSK, encoded by the coding sequence ATGGCAGACTCGAAGCAAAGCGCACCCCTGGAATCGGCAACGATCCCGGAGAGCATGTTGGACCTCCTAGAGAGGCCATTGGTGCCGCATCTTGTGACCCTGCTTCCCGATGGGACACCGCGGACCAGCCCGGCCTGGTTCTCATACGACGGTGAATTCCTGAAGTTCACCGCGACGACCAGCCACATCGTCTACACAACGATTGCCACGAATCCTCACGTTGCGGTTTCGATCGCCGACCCACAGTACGGCATGCGATATCTCGAGATACGCGGAGTTATCGAGAAGATCGAGCCCGACCCCGAAGCTACACTGCTCTACGCTGTAGGCAAGAAGCACAACTATGAGTTTGCTCCCCAGGCAGTTCTCCCGGCCCCTCGCGTCATCCTCTGGATGCGCCCGACCGCGACGACATCCTTCAATGGAAGCAAGTGA